A stretch of DNA from Manihot esculenta cultivar AM560-2 chromosome 7, M.esculenta_v8, whole genome shotgun sequence:
GTAATTGAACATGGCCTTAATCTAACTACTGTGTGAATCAAATCACCTGGATTGTAGTCTCCAAATATGACTTGGGCTATGGCATCTCCTCCTGCTTGCCCAGGATAGCCAACCCATAAAATCCCACCAATCTTGCTGTTGTTCTTGGCAAAGGAAACATCAACAGGACTACCAGACATAACAACAAGAATCACTGTTCCATTTGCTGCATTAGCAACATCCAATACAAGTTTCTCCTGATATCCTGGCAATATCAAGTTCTCTCTATCCAATTCCTCTCTCTCTATTGACTGATCAAGCCCTACAACCACCACCACTGCATCAGCTGTTGATCCAACCTTAGCCGCCGCCTCGAATTGTGTATCATCAGTGCAACTCACTGAACATCCAGCTTCAAATGTAGCTGTTGGGACATAATTTTGTAGCCCTTGTAATGGGGTGGTGTACTGGCAGGGAATACCAGCATAGTTGCTTATCATAGTTGCAGTGACATTAGCATTTGGTCCTATAACTGCTAAGCTTTTGGTGGTGTTTTTAGACAAGGGAAGAGCTCCATTGTTGTCTAACAAGACTATTCCTTGTCTTGCAGCATCAAGTGCCAGCAGTTGATGTTCATTACTGCATACATCAGACGGTCCAAGATTCCCAAATAGGAGTGATTTTGGATCCCCGTCAAAGAAACCGAGTCTCATCAGAACGATGAAGTCGTAGAGTAAGGCCTGGTCTACAACAGATTCTTCTACTTTATTCAATTTCACTGCATTTTCCGTATACTTGCGTAAAAATTCTCCACAGTTCATGTTCAAGCCTGCATACAATGtcatgatcatgtaataaatgaAAAACTAAATGCTTTAGATCTTTGAATCTTTTGGGTATTTTGTAAAATACCTGCTTTCAGAGCAAGGGCTACTGCATCTTCAGGAGTAGCTGTGTAGTTCATTCTGTCATGATAAACCTCAATGGAATCACAGTCAGAGACAATATACCTGCacaagaattaaaaaataaaaaaaaatagttagtGAAAATTGAATGTCCTGGGCATTTGAacaagaaaagagagagaaatttCGCCAGGTCGCCAGAGGAGATGTATAGCCTTGTCGAGATGGGCTGCTGCTGCCCACTTCTCCCTTGCAGTGACAATGAAGTAAAAGATGATGCACTACAATAGCACCATGTTCCTAGAGAaagatggttgttattgtacaGAAAAATTGAAGATCTCAGTATGATGAGCCGGTTGGCCAACAACAGGCTCCATGAGTTAGAACATGACTCCGAAAATGAATCCCTTGATTATGACAATGTTGAAAGTTACGGCCCAATGGGAAACATCAAGAATTCAAGCAGGCCCACTAAGACCAATACAGAAGAAATTCACACTTGCAAGCAATATTGATAGGAAATATACAAGCGAGAATTCACATATGGAAAAGATATAGTACAAGTGAAAGACGCACAAGTAGGAAGGACACATAAACTCATTGCTTTAAATGGTGTCAAGTTTATCAGTGTGCTATTTCACAAgttccataaaaaaaaattatttatgaataattattctcattaagaaaaaataaataatcatgaAACATAGAGTAAAAGCAGAACAAACCCATCAAGATTCCATTGATCTCTAATAATCCCTTTGAGCAGGTCAGGATCAGCACAAGTAGGAATTCCATTCACCTTGTTATATGAACACATCACACTACTCACATGTGCATCCTCTACGCAACTCCTAAATGGTGGCTGATATGTGTCCTCTAGGTCTTGTTTTGTCACCTGCATTttcacttaaaatttttaagagtcgtaaaatttttatcaaaactttttatattatattctgTTTATACCGGATCGACACACTGAAGGGAAGTGCTCTATTGAGTAATTGGATTTTGTTTATACCTTAGCATCAAAGTGAAATCGATCAACATCTTTCCATTTGTCAAGATCATAAGCAGTATAATGCTTGCAACAGCTTGAAACTTTAAGCTTATCACCTCTTGTACAATTCTCTTCTTCACCAACTTCTTGCAAGCCCCTAACGTAATTCACTGCATATTTTGACACCACCAGTGGATCCTCACCAGGTGTCTCTTGGCCACGGCCCCATCTAGGGTCCCGGAACACATTAACATTAGGACTCCAAAATGTCAACCCCGCTAGTCCCACGTTGTGCATGGCTCGAGCCTCTGTTGACACCACCTGCCCCATCTTCAACCACAGTGTCTCGTTAAAACTAGCAGCTGACAAAATCACTGCTGGGAAGCTAGTGGCGCCGGGCACTGTGGCATTGAAACGTACTCCAAAACCAACATCT
This window harbors:
- the LOC110618792 gene encoding probable beta-D-xylosidase 5, with amino-acid sequence MKIQLLLTLLLSLLLILPTTPQNNFACDQRSPETSQYPFCNTTLSYEDRAKDLVSRLTLQEKVQQLVNHAAGVSRLGIPAYEWWSEALHGVSDVGFGVRFNATVPGATSFPAVILSAASFNETLWLKMGQVVSTEARAMHNVGLAGLTFWSPNVNVFRDPRWGRGQETPGEDPLVVSKYAVNYVRGLQEVGEEENCTRGDKLKVSSCCKHYTAYDLDKWKDVDRFHFDAKVTKQDLEDTYQPPFRSCVEDAHVSSVMCSYNKVNGIPTCADPDLLKGIIRDQWNLDGYIVSDCDSIEVYHDRMNYTATPEDAVALALKAGLNMNCGEFLRKYTENAVKLNKVEESVVDQALLYDFIVLMRLGFFDGDPKSLLFGNLGPSDVCSNEHQLLALDAARQGIVLLDNNGALPLSKNTTKSLAVIGPNANVTATMISNYAGIPCQYTTPLQGLQNYVPTATFEAGCSVSCTDDTQFEAAAKVGSTADAVVVVVGLDQSIEREELDRENLILPGYQEKLVLDVANAANGTVILVVMSGSPVDVSFAKNNSKIGGILWVGYPGQAGGDAIAQVIFGDYNPAGRSPFTWYPQAYVDQVPMTNMNMRANASGDYPGRTYRFYTGETIYKFGHGLSYSTFSKFIVSAPSTLPIKPNSHLKANTILSVDDSIEKYPFANNQAIDASSLNCTSLQLVLVIGVRNNGPRNGDHVVLVFWKPPNTAEVSVAPSLELVGFSRVEVNRGKTKNTTVVIDVCKRLALVDSEGKRKLVTGQHTFIIGSSSDRQVRHHVDIRLAQYELGESRVSM